A stretch of DNA from Candidatus Pseudomonas phytovorans:
GCCACAGGCACAGCGCAGCCAGCAGCAAGCGGGGTAACAGGCCGTACACCAGCACCACCCCGAGCAACCAGCTGGCCCAGGCCTGGCGGGCCAGTTCCAGGGCAGGCAAGGTTTCGCCGCTGGCGCGGATCATGGCCTCGTCGGGCACGGCAAAGCCCAGCAGCGAGGGCAAGGCGCCCAAGGCTTGGGTCAGGTGGATGAACGGATCGGCGGCAAGCAGCGTGGTTTCCCAGACAAAACCGTAGCGACGGGTAGCCAGCAAGGCCAGCAGCATGCACAGCGCGGTTAGCATCGCCAACAGCCACAGGCCATGTACCAGCAGGCCGAGCAGCCAGCGGTTGAGGCGCTGGCGTTGCAGCAGCACCAGTAGCGCCGGTGCCAGGTGTGCGGCCTTGGCGTCGCGGGCAAAGCGTTCGCTCAGCCACAGCCACAGGCGGCCCAACCCCGCGCCATGCTCGCCACTGAGGGCAAAACCGATGGCCCAGCCCAGCAGCATCAGCAGGTTCAGCCCGAGCAGGCTGCCCAAGGCCCAGAATACGTTCACCGCGCGCTGCCCGTCGCCCAAGGCGGCCAGGGCCAGGCCCGCGCCGCTGAGCACGGCAATCAGCAACAAGGCCAGCAGGGCCAGGCGTGCGCCCTGCTTCCAGTGGCGCAGGGCGGTGCTCATGCCGTCGCGTTCGGCCAGGAACAGCGCACGGGTTTCGATGCGCGTTGCCAGGTCGCCGCCTAGCTGGCGGGCACGGCGGTTGGCTTCCTGGTCCTCCAGGGGGCCGGCATGTTCCTCGCGCAGGCGTACCGCTTCGGTGAGCCAGCGCTTGTCCAGTGGAGTCGGTCCAGTCACAAGGTCTTCCATTGCACAGGTCAGGGCAGAAGCATAACCCACACGGCCGGTGCTATCCTCGCGGGCATGAATACATCACTCCCTCTCAGCCTGATCGCGGCTTATGCCGAGAACCGCGTGATCGGCATCGACAATTCCATGCCCTGGCATTTGCCGGGGGACTTCAAATACTTCAAGGCCACCACCCTGGGCAAGCCGATCATCATGGGGCGCAAGACCTGGGACTCGCTGGGGCGGCCGCTGCCTGGGCGATTGAATATCGTCGTCAGCC
This window harbors:
- a CDS encoding DUF2868 domain-containing protein encodes the protein MEDLVTGPTPLDKRWLTEAVRLREEHAGPLEDQEANRRARQLGGDLATRIETRALFLAERDGMSTALRHWKQGARLALLALLLIAVLSGAGLALAALGDGQRAVNVFWALGSLLGLNLLMLLGWAIGFALSGEHGAGLGRLWLWLSERFARDAKAAHLAPALLVLLQRQRLNRWLLGLLVHGLWLLAMLTALCMLLALLATRRYGFVWETTLLAADPFIHLTQALGALPSLLGFAVPDEAMIRASGETLPALELARQAWASWLLGVVLVYGLLPRLLLAALCLWRWRQGRERLALDLSLPGYAQLREALMPRSERIGVQDAAPEALPEFAAGQLESGSSGALLVGLELDDQRPWPPALPNNVTDAGVLDSRESRNRLLEQLSRFPPARLAIACDPRRSPDRGSLALLAELARNAGATRIWLLQAAPGEALDAQRLGDWHEALERLGLQHADTSPLTWLEHGHD